The following nucleotide sequence is from Streptomyces sp. NBC_00239.
CGGTGTCCCCGAACGCGATCTGCAGCGCCAGCGCACCCACCAGCACGTACAGCACCCCGCGCGTGGCCAGCCCGCACCGGCCGGCCACGGCCACCACGTCACGGGTGCCGCGGTGCTGCCGGCCCCTGCCTGTGGACGCCCCCATGGACCCTCCCTCGCCTGCGCGTCTCATGCTGCGCGCCTGCCCGCGGAGGCCCGAGCCATGCACCGGCCGGGCGGCCGTGGGCCCGTCACTCGTCGGACAGCAGCTGTGCGCGCAGGTCGCGCAGGGTGCGGGAGAGGATGCGGGAGACGTGCATCTGGGAGAGGCCCAGCTCGGCGCCGATCTCCGCCTGGGTCATCTCCTGGCCGAAGCGGAGCCGCAGGACGCGGCTGGAGCGTTCGTCCAGGCCGGCCAGGAGCGGCGCCAGCGCGTGCCAGTCCTCGACGGCTTCCAGGGCGGGGTCGGTGTCACCGAGGGTCTCGGCGAGGCTGTGCGCCGAATCGGTGGCCGCTGCGGCCTGGGCGCCGTCGCCGGCGGAGCCGTGCGGGGTGTCGAGGGACTGGGCCGAGTACCCGTTGGCCGCCACCAGGCCCTGGCGGACCTCGTCCTCGGTGATGTCCAGGCGCGCGGCCAGTTCCGCGTGGGTGGGGGCGTGGTCGAGGAGGGCGGTGAGTTCCTCGGTGGCCTTCGCCAGTTCCACGCGCAGTTCCTGCAGGCGGCGGGGCACCCGTACGGCCCAGGCGGTGTCCCGGAAGTGGCGTTTGATCTCGCCGGTGATGTAGGGCAGGGCGAGCGTCGTGAACTGGGTGTTGCGGTCCGGGTCGTACCGGTTGATCGCCTTGATCAGACCGATGATGCCGACCTGAACGATGTCCTCGTTCTCCGGGCCGCCGGGGCGGTTGCGGAACCCGCGGGCGGCGAAGTTCACCAGCGAGATGTTCATTTCGATCAGTGTGTTGCGTACGTACTGGTACTCGCGGGTGCCCTCTTCGAGGCTGTGGAGCCGTTCGAAGAACAGCCGGGTCAGCT
It contains:
- a CDS encoding SigB/SigF/SigG family RNA polymerase sigma factor translates to MFSTAPTETTDQATIPAATYAETGADTGAETEAGLPAREVALPTRTADTPALSGLPDVRCPRELAPRDARQLTRLFFERLHSLEEGTREYQYVRNTLIEMNISLVNFAARGFRNRPGGPENEDIVQVGIIGLIKAINRYDPDRNTQFTTLALPYITGEIKRHFRDTAWAVRVPRRLQELRVELAKATEELTALLDHAPTHAELAARLDITEDEVRQGLVAANGYSAQSLDTPHGSAGDGAQAAAATDSAHSLAETLGDTDPALEAVEDWHALAPLLAGLDERSSRVLRLRFGQEMTQAEIGAELGLSQMHVSRILSRTLRDLRAQLLSDE